One genomic segment of Streptomyces sp. TLI_146 includes these proteins:
- a CDS encoding BTAD domain-containing putative transcriptional regulator, producing MRYRILGATEAQDEQGRNVPLGGPRLRALLTALASRADRRTPVTPTTLIDEIWPEDPPHDAPAALQALIGRLRRAIGRDAVASEPGGYRLAVDAPHDVDLFAFEQQVRTGTRQLDDGDPETAAETLRAALALWRGPALADLPDREPAAAGPNAQHLTALRARIEADLRRGATAHLPAELTALIGTHPYDEPLHAQLIRALRAEGRTADALLAYESARRTLADALGADPGPELAALHQELLNPAPVALGNLRPRLTSFVGREPELTAIRADLAAHRLVTLTGPGGSGKTRLAEESAVHAPAWLVELAPLDHPDAVPGAVVSALGLRETTLLGRDGQPHPDDPVARLVDHFAAASATLLVLDNCEHVVDAAARLAETLLTRCPALRILATSREPLGVPGERVRPVEPLPPDPAHRLFAERARTVRPDFDPADDPEAIDEICRRLDGLPLAIELAAARLRLLGPRQIADRLDDRFRLLTSGSRTVLPRQQTLRAVVDWSWELLDERERAVLRRASVFAGGWDLAAAQAVCGSTDDLAALVDKSLVVAAPDPDTGAMRYRMLETIHEYAAERAAETPGLLDEAARAHTAYYRELAQEADPLLRSRGQLVWIRRLERELDNIRAALHRVTTTAPDPAEAREIALAMGWFWWLRNYRGEGVVWVDRVLGLEDEPETGPEDPHYWPRMRLGLLRIFLLEESGRGDRLRTPAILAEMERLRAAFAGGGPQAACFPGLLWPFAVFLTHTAGQVRDSVDAVVANCRRYGGEWEVGVSLMFRTHMVIDMPGGVWDVDGDLAELRELSRRVGDRWMRAQVASAAGEAAMMRGLPARALPEYEEALGLAREVGAHAEAPFLLARLAELTYRAGDLDGAAKVLDEAAAEAARYSVFDTIGYIHYLRACMALDRGDTATARAECDAAAAETARSTPPPHFSAVLEGLQARVAAAESGPAIGVRGLAKALRAAIAADCAEILLAHFAEGAAPLLRELGEAEAAVRVLAAAETWRAGIPLWLQDRAVLEKLRTRLREDLGPRRYEEEHAAGAGLTTAEVAELLEGAVAANGS from the coding sequence GTGCGGTACAGAATCCTGGGCGCCACCGAGGCGCAAGACGAGCAAGGCCGAAACGTCCCCCTAGGGGGACCCCGGCTGCGCGCCCTGCTCACCGCCCTCGCGTCCCGAGCCGACCGCCGCACCCCCGTGACCCCCACCACCCTCATCGACGAGATCTGGCCCGAGGACCCCCCGCACGACGCCCCCGCCGCCCTCCAGGCCCTCATCGGCCGCCTGCGCCGAGCGATCGGCCGCGACGCCGTCGCCTCCGAGCCCGGCGGCTACCGGCTCGCCGTCGACGCCCCGCACGACGTCGACCTGTTCGCGTTCGAGCAGCAGGTCCGCACCGGCACGCGCCAGCTCGACGACGGCGACCCCGAGACCGCCGCCGAAACGCTCCGCGCCGCCCTCGCCCTGTGGCGCGGACCCGCCCTCGCCGACCTCCCCGACCGGGAGCCGGCGGCCGCGGGCCCGAACGCCCAGCACCTCACCGCCCTGCGCGCCCGTATCGAGGCCGACCTGCGCCGCGGCGCCACCGCCCACCTCCCCGCCGAACTCACCGCGCTGATCGGGACCCACCCGTACGACGAACCCCTCCACGCCCAGCTGATCCGCGCCCTGCGGGCCGAGGGGCGTACGGCCGACGCGCTCCTGGCGTACGAGAGCGCCCGCCGCACCCTCGCCGACGCCCTCGGCGCCGACCCCGGCCCGGAGCTGGCCGCGCTCCACCAGGAGCTGCTGAACCCCGCCCCCGTGGCCCTCGGCAACCTGCGCCCCCGCCTCACCTCCTTCGTCGGCCGCGAGCCCGAACTCACCGCTATCCGAGCCGACTTGGCGGCCCATCGGCTCGTCACGCTCACCGGGCCCGGCGGCTCCGGCAAGACGCGGCTGGCGGAGGAGTCCGCCGTGCACGCCCCCGCCTGGCTCGTGGAGCTCGCCCCGCTCGACCACCCGGATGCCGTCCCCGGCGCCGTCGTCTCCGCGCTCGGGCTGCGCGAGACCACCCTGCTCGGGCGGGACGGGCAGCCGCACCCGGACGACCCCGTCGCCCGGCTCGTCGACCACTTCGCCGCCGCCTCCGCCACCCTGCTCGTCCTCGACAACTGCGAGCACGTCGTCGACGCCGCCGCCCGGCTCGCCGAGACGCTGCTGACGCGCTGCCCGGCGCTGCGCATCCTCGCCACCAGCCGCGAACCCCTCGGCGTGCCCGGCGAACGGGTCCGGCCGGTCGAGCCGCTGCCGCCCGACCCCGCGCACCGGCTCTTCGCGGAGCGCGCCCGTACCGTACGGCCCGACTTCGACCCGGCCGACGACCCCGAGGCGATCGACGAGATCTGCCGGCGGCTCGACGGGCTGCCGCTGGCGATCGAACTGGCCGCCGCCCGGCTGCGGCTGCTCGGCCCGCGCCAGATCGCGGACCGGCTCGACGACCGGTTCCGCCTGCTGACCAGCGGCAGCCGGACCGTACTGCCCCGGCAGCAGACCCTGCGCGCGGTCGTCGACTGGTCGTGGGAGCTGCTCGACGAGCGCGAGCGCGCGGTGCTGCGCCGCGCCTCCGTGTTCGCCGGCGGCTGGGACCTGGCCGCCGCCCAGGCCGTCTGCGGCTCGACCGACGACCTGGCGGCCCTGGTCGACAAGTCCCTGGTCGTGGCCGCCCCCGACCCGGACACGGGCGCGATGCGCTACCGGATGCTGGAGACCATTCACGAGTACGCCGCCGAGCGCGCGGCCGAGACCCCGGGCCTGCTCGACGAGGCCGCCCGCGCCCACACCGCGTACTACCGCGAACTGGCCCAGGAGGCCGACCCGTTGCTGCGCTCGCGCGGACAGCTGGTCTGGATCCGCCGCCTCGAACGCGAGCTGGACAACATCCGCGCCGCCCTGCACCGTGTCACCACCACCGCCCCCGACCCCGCCGAGGCGCGCGAGATCGCCCTCGCCATGGGCTGGTTCTGGTGGCTGCGCAACTACCGCGGCGAGGGGGTGGTGTGGGTCGACCGCGTCCTCGGCCTGGAGGACGAGCCCGAGACCGGGCCCGAGGACCCCCACTACTGGCCCCGTATGCGGCTCGGGCTGCTGCGGATCTTCCTGCTGGAGGAGTCCGGCCGGGGCGACCGGCTGCGTACGCCCGCGATACTGGCCGAGATGGAGCGGCTGCGCGCCGCGTTCGCGGGCGGCGGCCCGCAGGCGGCGTGCTTCCCGGGGCTGCTCTGGCCGTTCGCCGTCTTCCTCACCCACACGGCAGGACAGGTGCGCGACTCCGTGGACGCCGTGGTCGCCAACTGCCGTAGGTACGGCGGCGAATGGGAGGTCGGCGTCAGCCTCATGTTCCGTACGCACATGGTCATCGACATGCCGGGCGGCGTCTGGGACGTCGACGGCGACCTCGCGGAGCTGCGGGAGCTGAGCCGCCGCGTCGGCGACCGCTGGATGCGCGCCCAGGTCGCGAGCGCCGCCGGGGAGGCGGCGATGATGCGCGGGCTGCCCGCGCGGGCGCTGCCGGAGTACGAGGAGGCGCTCGGCCTCGCCCGCGAGGTGGGCGCGCACGCGGAGGCCCCGTTCCTGCTGGCCCGGCTTGCGGAACTCACCTACAGGGCAGGCGACTTGGACGGCGCGGCCAAGGTCCTCGACGAGGCCGCGGCGGAAGCCGCCCGCTACAGCGTCTTCGACACCATCGGCTACATCCACTATCTGCGCGCCTGCATGGCCCTGGACAGGGGCGACACCGCCACCGCGCGCGCCGAGTGCGACGCCGCCGCGGCGGAGACCGCCCGCAGCACCCCGCCGCCGCACTTCAGCGCGGTCCTGGAGGGCCTCCAGGCCCGCGTCGCGGCGGCCGAGTCGGGCCCGGCGATCGGCGTACGCGGCCTGGCCAAGGCCCTGCGCGCGGCCATTGCGGCGGACTGCGCGGAGATCCTGCTGGCCCACTTCGCGGAGGGTGCGGCACCCCTCCTGCGGGAACTGGGTGAGGCGGAGGCGGCGGTACGGGTGCTGGCGGCCGCGGAGACGTGGCGTGCCGGGATCCCCTTGTGGCTCCAGGACCGCGCGGTCCTGGAGAAGCTCCGCACCCGTCTGCGCGAAGACCTCGGGCCGCGTCGGTACGAGGAGGAGCACGCGGCAGGCGCCGGGCTCACGACGGCGGAGGTGGCGGAGCTGCTGGAGGGGGCGGTCGCCGCTAACGGCAGTTGA
- a CDS encoding asparagine synthase-related protein, translating into MRWLVGWSSVAARFGAAGTAGAVGAPEEGRTVHPVGSQLLWGDPDPLWAVGDWRPDEIRVVSVGADTRLAVLGCCAASDEELRVGLFAARGGALRHLSAWPGSYTAVAQVGRRVTVVGDLAGARPVFYTPWATGTAYATAALPLADLIEAQLDIGHLAALLACPDVPEALGDSTPYAGVRRIPPGHALVLREGSREITGYEPVASLAVAAAQVDEESAVNGVREALVAAVRARLTAPRHAPETLPQDPGPVPGMGPAERRAARGGPAPGIGADLSGGPASATLALLAAGLPGNPGTVLGHGTGAGERLLAVTFNDLAVPGRRGEAELERAGAIAANPRLHHVVVAGDEEALPYAELAGPLTDEPGPSLVIAERHRRRLAAGSADHFTGSGARQVLDAHPARLADLLMDRQRRHLLRPAAALAKAGGPSAHSLFVPLTVYRAARKLARTPYRAGIESAAERLRRDADLAVAEAESPLDASLASLAWTRPGPAARWLTGEALAEVSIRLMASATRPATVLRPGEARARAALARYAADHRVLEQAAEIRSQRLHAPFLDNQVVRACRALPEALRVQPGARAAILRTVLAGSGVRDLPVGWGATSHASSSAAVRAGLRRSIDPLIALFEAPLLADAGLIEARTVRRALRAAASGERLPLDGLADLISTELWLRRLLSRRGTCWTGTAAPKQRAVAGGVTPARPPLRA; encoded by the coding sequence ATGCGGTGGCTGGTGGGCTGGAGCAGTGTCGCCGCGAGGTTCGGTGCCGCCGGGACGGCCGGCGCCGTGGGCGCGCCCGAGGAGGGGCGCACGGTCCACCCCGTCGGCTCCCAGCTGCTGTGGGGCGACCCCGACCCGCTCTGGGCGGTCGGCGACTGGCGGCCCGACGAGATCCGGGTGGTCAGCGTGGGGGCGGACACCCGGCTCGCGGTGCTCGGCTGCTGCGCCGCCAGTGACGAGGAGCTGCGGGTAGGGCTGTTCGCGGCACGCGGGGGCGCACTGCGGCACCTTTCGGCGTGGCCGGGCAGCTATACGGCGGTTGCCCAGGTCGGCCGCAGGGTCACTGTCGTCGGTGACCTGGCCGGGGCGCGCCCCGTCTTCTACACGCCGTGGGCGACCGGCACCGCCTACGCCACGGCCGCCCTGCCGCTCGCCGACCTCATCGAAGCCCAGCTGGACATCGGCCACTTGGCGGCGCTGCTCGCCTGCCCGGACGTACCCGAGGCGCTCGGCGACTCGACCCCCTACGCGGGAGTGCGGCGCATCCCGCCCGGCCACGCGCTGGTGCTGCGGGAGGGCTCGCGGGAGATCACCGGATACGAGCCGGTCGCCTCGCTCGCCGTCGCCGCCGCCCAGGTGGACGAGGAGAGCGCGGTCAACGGCGTACGGGAGGCGCTGGTCGCGGCCGTACGGGCCAGGCTCACCGCGCCGCGCCACGCCCCCGAGACGCTGCCGCAGGACCCCGGGCCGGTCCCCGGCATGGGGCCCGCCGAGCGGCGCGCCGCGCGCGGGGGCCCGGCGCCCGGCATCGGCGCCGACCTCTCCGGCGGCCCGGCCTCGGCCACCCTCGCCCTGCTCGCGGCCGGGCTGCCCGGCAACCCCGGCACGGTGCTCGGCCACGGCACCGGCGCGGGCGAACGGCTCCTCGCGGTCACCTTCAACGACCTCGCCGTGCCCGGCCGCAGGGGCGAGGCCGAGCTGGAGCGGGCCGGGGCGATCGCGGCCAACCCACGGCTGCACCACGTGGTGGTGGCGGGCGACGAGGAGGCCCTGCCGTACGCGGAGCTGGCGGGCCCGCTCACCGACGAGCCGGGCCCTTCGCTGGTCATCGCCGAACGCCACCGCCGCCGGCTCGCGGCGGGCAGCGCGGACCACTTCACGGGCAGCGGCGCGCGGCAGGTCCTGGACGCCCATCCGGCGCGCCTCGCCGACCTCCTGATGGACCGTCAGCGGCGTCATCTGCTCCGCCCTGCGGCCGCGCTCGCCAAGGCGGGCGGGCCCTCGGCGCACTCCCTGTTCGTCCCGCTCACGGTGTACCGGGCGGCGCGGAAACTGGCGCGCACGCCGTACCGCGCGGGCATCGAGTCGGCGGCCGAACGGCTGCGCCGCGACGCGGACCTGGCCGTCGCGGAGGCGGAGAGCCCGCTGGACGCCTCGCTCGCTTCCCTGGCCTGGACGCGGCCCGGTCCGGCGGCGCGCTGGCTCACCGGGGAGGCGCTGGCTGAAGTATCGATCCGGCTGATGGCGTCGGCGACACGCCCGGCGACGGTGCTGCGGCCCGGCGAGGCGCGGGCACGGGCCGCGCTCGCCCGGTACGCCGCCGACCACCGCGTCCTGGAGCAGGCCGCCGAGATCCGCAGCCAGCGCCTGCACGCGCCGTTCCTGGACAACCAGGTGGTACGGGCGTGCCGCGCCCTGCCCGAGGCGCTGCGGGTACAGCCGGGCGCCCGGGCGGCGATCCTGCGGACGGTGCTGGCGGGTTCCGGGGTGCGCGATCTGCCCGTGGGCTGGGGAGCGACGTCCCACGCCTCCTCGTCGGCGGCGGTACGGGCGGGCCTGCGCCGCTCGATCGACCCGCTGATCGCGCTGTTCGAGGCGCCGCTGCTGGCGGACGCGGGCCTGATCGAGGCCCGCACGGTCCGCCGCGCCCTCCGCGCGGCGGCCTCCGGCGAACGCCTCCCCCTGGACGGCCTGGCGGACCTGATCTCCACAGAGCTGTGGCTGCGCCGCCTGCTCTCCCGCCGGGGAACCTGCTGGACGGGAACGGCGGCACCGAAGCAGCGGGCGGTGGCGGGAGGGGTGACACCGGCGCGTCCACCGCTACGGGCATAA